The Candidatus Binatus sp. genomic sequence GGCAGGAAGCGTTCGAAAAAGGAGAGGTTGCGTGCGAAAAGTTAGGTGGGGCCCATCTATTGTCCTTCGGCATTTATTCGTTCAAGGCGGCTTCACCCGGCGAGCGCACTGATCTCATCCTGGGAACTCCTCTTGAGATAACAGCTGAAGTGCGAAGTGCGGTGGACGCTCTGGTGTTGACCGAATGGAAAAAGGTCGCCAGTGCTGCAGAAGCACCGCGCAAAGCAGTCGAGGCTTTCGAGCAAGCGAAGATGTACGGGCAAGGTGTGCTTTCTGGATTTGAACTCTCGTCGAGACGCTATCTCGTTCTCGTCTCGAAAGAGCAATTGATACCGCTACCGGCCGATCGGACAGAGGGCGGCGTCGTGTACCAATTCAATAACATAGCTGTCCGGCCACTGCCGCCCTCAGTCCGCGCGAAGAGGTAACAGGCTGAGCAGTCCGGATGGTCTGCGTCGCACAATTTTCCGACATCTCGCACGTCCGAGCTGCAGCTCGGGCGCGAGGCCGCGCCAAGCTTGATGCGCGATGGCCGTTTGCGGGCATCAATCCGCCCGCTTTGTTGGCGGAATAGCATGGGATCGGACTGTACCTGCCGAGATGGGCACCTACTCGTGCCCGAGTTGGCGCTGCTGCTCGCTCCAGTCCGGTGATAGTTCGAAACGACCGTCCATCAGCATTTGAAGATTGAGGCCAGCGGTACTGCGACCCTCGACCGCAGCTTCGACGATTCGGGGTGCGAGGAACGCCAACTTCGTTAGTCGCTCGACGTAGCGCTTGGGGAGCCCGTCGCGTCGGGCAATTTCGGCCAGCGAGCGGACCCGGCCTGAGGCCAATTCGTCGAACCATAGCGTAGCGCGAGCGATGGCCTTCAGCAGTGCCAGGTCTACCTTTCTCGGCGCGTCTTCGCATCCCTCCAGAATGATCCGTGTCTCGACGCCGCGCCGTTTCATTCTGAGCGGCACGAGGCGCGAGAGGTGAAGCAAATTGGTAATCGGCACTTCGGCCCGGTCGAGGGACGGGACCGGAAGCTTGAGTGAAAGTCGAATGCCCTGCTCCAGGAGTTCCACCCGCTCGACCAGATCAGTCAGACAAGCTGCAACATCAATCGAGGCTATCAGCCGGCGGCCGTAGTCCATCGCCGCCTCAAGCATCGCCCGCACATCCGGAGATTCGACTCCTGACTTCTCCAGCGCCTCGAGCATGCCGGGCCGGTCGTCCAGGATTGCTCGCGCGGCGATCGCCACGGCCCGCTCGATCTCAGCCGCCGACAATCGCCAACCGCGTTGCGCGTCCTTCGTTGAGCCTGTGATCAAGCCTTTCGATACGTAGTAACGGTATCTCCGCGCGCCCTTTGCGGTGCATTGCGCGTAGAGTGGCTCTCCACTTTGATCGAAGAGCAGACCGGCGAGCGGGCTCGATCCGGCCTTGGTCGTGCGTTGGCTCCGCTGCGCGGCTTGATCGCGCAACTGTTGCTGAACCCTTTCCCACAGCTCGCGCTCGAGGATCGCCTCGTGCAGTCCCAGATGGCGTTCCCGCTTGTGGCGGATCTCACCGATGTAGATCGGGTTGGCGAGCAGCTCGTACAGGGCGCCGCGCGAGAACGATCGTCCGCCGGATTTGAGACCCTTCACCGAGATTCTAACTTTCGAGCTGACGCCGCGACGATCGAGATCTTCCTTGAGACGCCTCACGCTGCCGAGTTCCAGATAGCGCTCATAGATCTGCTTCACGGTCGCCGCTTCCGCTCGATTGATGACGAGGTGGCGATCGCGAACGTCATAACCGAGCGGTACGGTGCCTCCCATCCAGATACCCTTGCGCTTGGAGGCTGCAATCTTGTCCCGAATTCGCTCGCCCGTCACTTCCCGCTCGAACTGCGCGAACGAGAGCAGCACGTTCAGCGTCAGCCGTCCCATCGACGTAGTCGTGTTGAACTGCTGCGTAACGGATACGAACGAGACGCCCTGTGCGTCGAACACCTCGACCATCTTCGCGAAGTCTGCCAGCGACCGGGTCAACCGGTCGACCTTGTACACGACCACCACATCGATCAGCTTCTGGCGAATGTCTTCCAGCAGACTCTGAAGGGCCGGCCGCTCCATGCTGCCTCCCGAGTAGCCCCCGTCGTCATAGGCCGTGGTCACAAGTTGCCATCCCTCTCCGGCCTGGCTCTTCACATATGCCTCGCACGCCTCGCGCTGGGCGTGGAGCGAGTTGAAATCCTGCTCCAGACCCTCTTCCGAGCTCTTGCGGGTGTAAATGGCGCAGCGGCGAACACGAGACTTAGCTAGCTCCATCGGTCGTCTCCTCCTGAATGCTCTTCAACCCAAAGAACAGTGGTCCCGACCAGCGGGTGCCGGTTATCTTGCGGGCGACCTCGGACAGCGATTTGTACCGCTTCTTCTGAAACATGATGGCCGATTCAAGCACCGTCACCTGATGCTGGACGCCGTGCCAATCACGCAGCAGCACGGTTCCCGGCTTGAGCGTGCGCACCGGCGCGACACGAATGGGTCGTCGCGCGGATGCATCCTCGGCCACTTTGGCCAGCATGCGCCGCGTCGCCGATTTGAGGCCGCCGTAGGCGTTCTCCTGCAGGCGGTAGGCGATCGCGCGAATCAATAGGTCGCGGCCAATCTTCCGAGGGGGTTCGGTGCGATATAACTCGCGCCAGCGATCCAGCAGATGCTCGCGGCTCAGAGCCGCCAGATGGTCGATTTCGGCTGACAAATCCTCGGCGCTTTGGTTCTTAGCTCTCATG encodes the following:
- a CDS encoding recombinase family protein, which encodes MELAKSRVRRCAIYTRKSSEEGLEQDFNSLHAQREACEAYVKSQAGEGWQLVTTAYDDGGYSGGSMERPALQSLLEDIRQKLIDVVVVYKVDRLTRSLADFAKMVEVFDAQGVSFVSVTQQFNTTTSMGRLTLNVLLSFAQFEREVTGERIRDKIAASKRKGIWMGGTVPLGYDVRDRHLVINRAEAATVKQIYERYLELGSVRRLKEDLDRRGVSSKVRISVKGLKSGGRSFSRGALYELLANPIYIGEIRHKRERHLGLHEAILERELWERVQQQLRDQAAQRSQRTTKAGSSPLAGLLFDQSGEPLYAQCTAKGARRYRYYVSKGLITGSTKDAQRGWRLSAAEIERAVAIAARAILDDRPGMLEALEKSGVESPDVRAMLEAAMDYGRRLIASIDVAACLTDLVERVELLEQGIRLSLKLPVPSLDRAEVPITNLLHLSRLVPLRMKRRGVETRIILEGCEDAPRKVDLALLKAIARATLWFDELASGRVRSLAEIARRDGLPKRYVERLTKLAFLAPRIVEAAVEGRSTAGLNLQMLMDGRFELSPDWSEQQRQLGHE
- a CDS encoding DUF2924 domain-containing protein, whose amino-acid sequence is MSAEIDHLAALSREHLLDRWRELYRTEPPRKIGRDLLIRAIAYRLQENAYGGLKSATRRMLAKVAEDASARRPIRVAPVRTLKPGTVLLRDWHGVQHQVTVLESAIMFQKKRYKSLSEVARKITGTRWSGPLFFGLKSIQEETTDGAS